A single genomic interval of Daucus carota subsp. sativus chromosome 1, DH1 v3.0, whole genome shotgun sequence harbors:
- the LOC135152025 gene encoding large ribosomal subunit protein uL2cz/uL2cy-like has translation MAIHLYKTSTPSTRNRTVDSRVKSNPRNNLIYGQHRCGKGRNARGIITAGHRGGGHKRLYRKIDFRRNEKDIYGRIVTIEYDPNRNAYICLIHYGDGEKRYILHPRGAIIGDTIVSGTEVPIKMGNALPLSAISSTSRKPYALEEACTVWEGVLIDQKEESTSTDMPLGTAIHNIEITRGRGGQLARAAGAVAKLIAKEGKSATLKLPSGEVRLISKNCSATVGQVGNVGVNQKSLGRAGSKRWLGKRPVVRGVVMNPVDHPHGGGEGRAPIGRKKPTTPWGYPALGRRSRKRNKYSDNLILRRRSK, from the exons ATGGCGATACATTTATACAAAACTTCTACCCCGAGCACACGCAATCGAACCGTAGACAGTCGAGTGAAATCCAATCCACGAAATAATTTGATCTATGGACAGCATCGTTGTGGGAAAGGTCGTAATGCCAGAGGAATCATTACCGCAGGGCATAGAGGGGGAGGTCATAAGCGTCTATACCGTAAAATAGATTTTCGACGGAATGAAAAAGACATATATGGTAGAATCGTAACCATAGAATACGACCCTAATCGAAATGCATACATCTGTCTCATACACTATGGGGATGGTGAGAAGAGATATATTTTACATCCCAGAGGGGCTATAATTGGAGATACCATTGTTTCTGGTACAGAAGTTCCTATAAAAATGGGAAATGCCCTACCTTTGAGTGCG ATATCATCTACATCCAGAAAGCCGTATGCTTTGGAAGAAGCTTGTACAGTTTGGGAAGGGGTTTTGATTGATCAAAAAGAAGAATCTACTTCAACCGATATGCCCTTAGGCACGGCCATACATAACATAGAAATCACACGTGGAAGGGGTGGACAATTAGCTAGAGCAGCGGGTGCTGTAGCGAAACTGATTGCAAAAGAGGGGAAATCGGCCACATTAAAATTACCTTCTGGGGAGGTCCGTTTGATATCCAAAAACTGCTCAGCAACGGTCGGACAAGTGGGGAATGTTGGGGTGAACCAGAAAAGTTTGGGTAGAGCCGGATCTAAGCGTTGGCTAGGTAAGCGTCCTGTAGTAAGAGGAGTCGTTATGAATCCTGTAGACCATCCACACGGGGGTGGTGAAGGTAGGGCCCCAATTGGGAGAAAAAAACCCACAACCCCTTGGGGTTATCCTGCACTTGGGAGAAGAAGTAGAAAAAGGAATAAATATAGTGATAATTTGATTCTTCGTCGCCGTAGTAAATAG